The sequence GAAGCAAGTCAATTAAAGCTTATGTTAATATAACATGTACCCAATGGCATATTTTAAGCATTTCTTGTCAATGGATACTTGTACTATAGAAACATATGGTTTTAGTCTTCATGACCTCATGCATCGTGTGCAAAATCAACAATAATTGCGTCAATGCTCTTAAGAAATGTACCAACGTGCTTATAGCACAAATAATAATTTTTGTCGTGGCCATATGCTCATGGACTTATAAAATGTTGCACAAATAATAATTGTTGCCATGGCCATATACTCATGGACTTAGATAATGTTACATTGTGCTTATAGCACAAATAAGAATATTGCAGAGTTGACTTTTCATGTTTCTGCGCAATTAATCAAACGAAGGTGTGCCAAAGATAGTGTTATGCGCTATTCATTTATTTTTGCTTTAATTTGAGCGGTTTCTAACACCGCGAATTTTTGCTAATTTTAGCGGTTTCGAACACCGCGAATTTTTTCACAAAATTTTCATTGCGCTTATCATGGCCTTTTTATATTTAAAGCCATATAGAGCTTTGCAATTGTACCATTCATAGGTAACCTTTAATGTGTGACCCGTTAGTTTGCACGTGGCAACCAATCTTGTGATAATTCTTCCATGTATTTCTACacgttgatcaatccttaattagcgatgttacttaattatggattgagtgcaataagattataatggaggatggaatgtttgatgattattttgggccccgatgatcgtatttcactttaactatcaagtgatcaaccaccccgacccggtcttgattgttaattagcataattcacctttgcgcggtgtaaaaatcccttgggcaagatcacaagtggaaattacaaaggcttagttaaaatggcagagaatcaacaacctataaatgagaggccaaactccctatttatagtattcgaaaaaTCCACGGtttgcgagttacttaactatccgcggaaactcagcggattaaaccgcggtcttgcattaatgcgaaaacataaccgctgtacttactttcagcgaatattccatagctttgcattataattcgcgtagttttgcctttggcctttagccaataaaatatacatatacaatgctatgtatatgatcaagtccccccagtttattatgatacatattgcgaaacaaatgtatcatgataaactctaaaaattcgcagttatCGCAGCCAATATTCGCATTGAGGAATTTCGCATTAACCTAGTTACCGTTATAGGAAAAAGTTACCGTTTTTATCCATTGCAGCAAATATTACCGTTTGAGTTGTCACAACGGTTAATTAACGCAATCAATTACCGTCCTTATTTCCCCTATATATATCGTGCCTCATAATCACTTAATTCTCCATCTGCTTTCCTCACCACAATTCGCAATTACATACCTTCACGCTTAACCCTTACGAATTCTTCAATCACAACCTCTCCACTTTAATTAACAATGAAGATTGACGAAGTCGGTCGCAAGGTGGACCCCAAGACCTTGATTAACAAATTGCTAACTAGTCCGGAGGCTAAATCGGCAACATCCTCCGGTCATCAAATCAAACAGGAGAAACAGGCCATTCCCCTTGTTGATTTGACGACAAAGTCACCGTCATCACAAACAGGCTCTGCAAAACGACCATTTCAAACACCGCCATCAACGCAGAGCAAGAAGCTCAAGCAAAGCACTCCTTTATACGATAATCCGGTCATAACGGATTATGAAGGAGGCCAGCAAACTGGTATGAATCAATCATGTTTAGTCCATATCATTTTATGAAATATGTAcgtttattgatataacatttgcATTTTTTGCAGGAGACTCGCCCTTTAACCCGGTGTTTCCTAGTCCAGATTTTGCGGCACAAATCACCGAGCTACTCCGCACTCCCCCTGATTCTTATGGAGTGCGGATTGACTGCCTATCCGGTTATACCTATGCATCTGCTAGCGCTGCTCTGGATCAGCGTCAGCAAATGAAATTAGCAATTCCCGGCGAGCTTCGCCGCGAATTCTCCAAACTTTCTGCACTTGATGCGCACAACAGTTTCGTGCAAAACTTCTATATGTGCTTCAACTAGGCGTACGATATGATATGCcggcaagaacaatttttcaatgtgctTGGAGCTGAACAGCAAAAGTACAATGCTGAGAGGATCAAGGCTGAAAACAGCGAGAAACGCTGTGTTGACCTCTCCTACGAGCTTACCGCGGCCAAAACCGCGGTAGATGAATTGAAACTACAGGTGTCTACTGCAGCTGACAAACAAAAGAATTTTGAAACCACAATCTCTTCATTGCAAGAGGAGGTTTCAAGGCTTACTGCAGAGAGAGACACCGCTGTGACCGCAGCAGCTTCCGTGAAGCTTGAGTTCACGCAACTCCGCCAACACCTACCGGAGTTTGCTAAAAAGGTTCTCAATTCACGTCCCGTGAATGTTCTGTTTTTCACTTATGCAGCTGCTTTACGACTGCGCGAGAGAGTAGAGTTTCTGGATGAAATTGCTCCACATTGCACCATACCAGATCCACTACCTCCCGCCATTGAAGATCGCGTTTGTTCACTTGCAGATGCACGCGAAGCAGCTGCTACTGCACAAGCAAGCTTAGCGGATATTCCaatcgacaaagttactgcaataagTCAACAAGATGATGCCACTTTAAAAGACATCTTTGATCTTGATTTGTCTAAGCTAGAATAAAATATTGTAGAAATTAGCGCGCAGCTATCTCTGCACCGTTATcaatgaaatttttattttttcatatttattcgcgagtactctttatttatatagcgcttttatcaacaatattcataacacaaacttgtcctttgcaatttccagctcttattattgtgcacataataagcgcgtacttttgcgaaacaatttgtatgcgtatatgcgtatacgttatgaatcttctaagtccgctgaaacgatccttaggctattaattagcattgcgaagcatctataTATTGGAAAAATCAAATATTTAGGATATAACATTCCTTTCGCAATATTTTGTATGCTAAAGCGGGCACTTTCATCACTTCGCTTTTTAAACTCTGCAAGATACTATAGAAATATGAAATAAATTGTAAGACATTTCATAACTATTCGCATTTCTCAAGTAAACAATTCGCATACTTTTATAAGTGACTATTCTTAAAATTTcgacaagcgtgatcaagacttgcaaaaagttAAAAACAAGAACACTTAATAAGTACATTAGCCATATGCCTTGTATCCAATTTCGcactttatacatatatatctgatagtttccgcaaaactatgcataatatcgctttaacaaaACAGCATGCCATGCATTAGGTAAAGTTCGCCCTTCCATATCTGCGAGCTTATATGATCCTGCCGCATTAATTGTCACAATCTGATAAGGGCCTTCTcaattaggacccaatttgccaagcttttctgctctgcttgcttcattatttcgcagcacccattcacctatagcgaaggataaagcacgcactcttttattataatatttagcgatttgctgtttattattcgcttctctgatagccgccattaatctccgctcttctatgaaattgagattttcgctcaacgcagcatcatttgcttcttcatcaaagttagccattcgatgcgttggtaccagaatttctgcggggattactgcctcagaaccatgcaccaaactaaaaggtgtttcgcctgtactctttttgaaagtagtgcgatgtgcccataatacattgggtaattcatctacccaaccagttcgcctttcacataacctctttttaataccgctgACAATATCGCGATTGGTTACTTCGCACAATCCATTGGCTTACGGGTGCGCCACTGACATAAACTTTTGTATTATATTTAAATCAGCgcaccatgtcttaaaaggatctttcgctatttgtgcaCCGTTATCGCTAACCAAGTCTCGCGGAATGCCAAACCTGCAAACAATGTACTCCCAAATAAAATTTCGTACTtgcacaccagtaatagtgcggaccgccttagcttcaacccatttagtaaaataatcGATTGCGACAATCAGGAATTTGACATTGCCAGGCCATGCAGGGAATGGCCCTACAATATCGatagcccatttattaaacggcCACGGCGAATTAACAGGAATCATGTCATGCCACGGCATTCGgttctgcggagcatgcctttggcaacttttacaacGTTTAACAATTTTCGCCACATCacggtatagggatggccaaaagtatcccatccgcataatttttgctgcgatagttttgtaacctgaatgcagtgcacaagtaccgTTATGCACTTCTTCTACAATCATTTCTGCCTCGATTGGGCCAACACATCGCATCATTGGTCCGCAGTATAATTTgcgatataagatatcatcttgAATGATATACATTGGCGCCCGCTCTCGCACTGAACGAGCTTCGCGACTATCCTCTGGCAAGATATTACTGCGGATATATTTTAGGATTGGCTCCATCCAGTTTGGCTGTTCTTCTGTAACAGATGCGACCATCAAGTCACTTTCTATAGACTTACTTGGTAATTCTTCGACCCATACTTGCTTTTGAAAATGCGAAAAAGTTAAAGCGGCTAATTTGCTCAAAGCATCCGCTTTCTTGTTTTGACTTCTTGGCACCTGCGCAAGTTCAAAATGCTCAAACTGCGCTGCAGTTTCCTTTAATAGCTGCAAGTACTTTTGCATAGAAGGATCATGTGCTTCAAAAGATCcgctaaactgattcgctactaactgcgaatccgtaaatgcacgcaacttaacaatattcatttttcgcgcaatatttaagcctgcgagcaatgcctcatactctgcctcattgtttgtcacgtcaaaattaaaccgcagagcataagtatgctcctcaccgcttgaacttgccaaagctaaacccgcacctgcaccttctgcaCACGAAGCACCATCAGTAATTAAATCCCAAGTTTCGCCGTGTTCAGGTTTTAGTGCGGTTCGCTCGttaatcacctccaactctccagacagttcagcgagataatccgtcataacttgtcctttttcagccctacgcggaaggtaagatatttgatatgcacctaattctaccgcccataatgcgagtctaccagatatctctggttttgttaagacttgcctgattggcagattagttaatacatgcaccggatgcccttgaaaatatcttcgtagccttcgtgttgttaaaatgagcgcatacacaaacttttcaatcggcgcatagtttatttcacttcccgtaagagctttaataacaaaatacactggcttttgtattttgttcctttccgcgatcaaaactgagccaaaagcttcgtttgctactgagatataaagataaagagtttcgccatgaaccggcgctgttagtgtaggcaaagtttttaacaactttttcatctcttgaaacgcagattctgcttcgctggaccaaacaaaattcttttgcttcaagcaaccttttagggttttgaaaaatggcaactgcctttcaacggctttagacaagaaacgcgttaatgcTGCTAATTTgcccgtcaaactttgcacttccttaaccgtttttggcgcggtcatattttctatggccgcgatcttttttggattagcttgaataccttgttctgtaacaagatatcccaaaaatttcccctccgtttcgccaaaactacattttagcggattaagcttcatgtttatttttcacaacttgtcaaatgtttcgcgcatatcttcaatgattcgctcttgcgtcgtgcttttgatgactaaatcatctacataagcttcaagattacgccctatttgtttatcaaacgcggtatcaatcaaccgttgatatgtcgcACCTGCATTGATTAAAtcgaaaggcatcattatatagcaatatatgcctttgcccgtatgaaatgcggttttatctgcgtcttcttgcgccataggaatctgatgataacctcttgccgcgtccagaaaacatttatatggaaaaacATGTAAAGATTCTACTTTTAAATCGatttctggaagcggatagttatccttggggcacgctttattcaaatctttgtaatcaatacacattctccaggaaccatcaggttttttcaccaacaCTGGATTCGCAATCCAAGATTGGTATTGGACTTCGCGCAAAATTCCAGCTCGCACCAATTTTGTGACTTCTTCACACAGCCATGTTACACGTTCTGGagccataccccttcgcttttgcactacagGCTTTAGAGTTGGATTTACATTGAGcctgtgttccgcaatatgacgcggaacaccagtcatatagttttcgcaccaggcaaaaacatccatatactGGACAAGTAATTGTACAATTTGCTTCCTAGTATCTGCGCTAACATTgcgtcctactttgattttctactctggatatgcgggattaattatttccatagcATCCGCACCATCAACAGGTTCTTGCCCTGCGATTTTTAtgttaacagccgcacaaataaGCATAATGCTCATGAACATATTGTGGCGACTCCcttatatgttggaaacttaatcatgccatgaattgtggacgggacaattccaaatttacttatagcggttcttcccagcaacatgttatagcgagatgaggctcgcataacataaaaatctaatagcgcttgtcgcaccaaagcgtcatcattaacatcagctaactcgatgtttaatggcaaaacacctatagttaatgaagattctcctgcaaaaccggttagcgaaactgcggttgtttgcaggtttgttttaatactttctggcaattgagcgaagcattgttcgtaaataatatcgaCGCTACTGCCATTGtcaacatgaactttcatgacTGTAATGTCAGCGTCCGCGATTTTGCACGATActactatcggcatttcagaaaaatcatcgctctgcattttcgggaaaGTAATTGGCGCAAgttgccaattatgatacattttagcggattttcgcttttttcctcttttttgggcattcgctCGCACAGCGACCGCTTTATCACTATCGTTTCCAATGTTACTCATTGTTTTAAGTAATCTAGCAACTTACCGCAAATTTCAAACGTATttgcctgcaaatcatcacaacaaaaacacgattgaaattaaaccgtcgaattaattatttaacggcataaaacaaaaaaaattcagtttaattcgtaaaacgtgtcccacggatggcgccaattgatcaatccttaattagcgatgttacttaattacggattgagtgcaataagattataatggaggatggaatgtttgatgattattttgggccccgatgatcttctttcactttaactatcaagtgatcaaccaccccgacccggtcttgattgttaattagcataattcacctttgcgcggtgtaaaaatcacttgggcaagatcacaagtggaaattacaaaggcttaggcaaaatggcagagaatcaacaacctataaatgagaggccaagctccctatttatagtattcgaaatatccgcggtttgcgagttacttaactatccgcggaaactcagcggattaaaccgcggtcttgcattaatgcgaaaaccTAACCGCTGTACTTACTTTCAGCGAATATTCCATAGCTTtgcattataattcgcgtagttttgcctttggcctttagccaataaaatatacaaatacaatgctatgtatatgatcacacGTGTAATGAAACCAACACATATTTGGCCACGTGCTATATTTAGCAGCATGATGATGATCATATAATTCCATTCTTAAGAAGTTAAAATATTTAATATTGTAGCTGTGACCATATATCAAACGCTTGCATAGCTTCAAGCTTGTAACCATAATGATCTTCTTACATCTTAGCTTTCATGCGTATCATGTAGTCTGTCTTTAAGCCAAATAAAGGTTGTATTCAAGATGAAACTCGAATCAGCAAGTAAGCCGTAAATCAAGCATACAAACTGAAAAGTTGCTGCAAATCAGCCTAAAAAAGGCACGCGAATACTGCTGCAAATTAGCTTCAAAAATTTTAGCGTGATTTGCCTTTCAAGCTATACATGAGCTACTTTATAAGTCACGTTAAGTCTACATAAAAGTCGAATAAAACCAATTTTTCGTGACAATGCTTAATCAACAATTTTGCAATCACAAAATCTGAGTGCGCAATGTTTGACAGCCAAAGTCTGACCGTTTTCGAGACCATGCTCGGGCCATAATCTGGCACCGCGAAGTCTCATTACGCAATCTTTGCAGGCTAAATAGGAGCTGTTTTTGAGACCATGCTCGGGCCGTACAATCGGGCACCGCGAAGTCTTAATGCGCGATATTTGAAGGCTAAATAGGAGCTGTTTTTGAGACCATGCTCCGGCCGTACAATCGGGCACCGCGAAGTCTTAATGCGCAATATTTGAAGTCTTAAATGTCGCTGCAATGAGGAATAGCCGAACTACCGTTATGCAGCGCATATGTTGCTTTAAAGTGCCTACTCAGCATCAATATATTTTGCTAATCTTCAATAATGTACAATTTCAGGTTGTGTATCATTCAATTTGATTATATATCCTTGAAGCTTTATTGCAACTAGGCATGCGTATTTAATCAATTATTGATGCACGCTACATTTTCTTTCAAAAATAGCAAGCGGCTTATGCAATATCATCCCTATCCAACGCTTAGCAAAATTACGCGCA comes from Rutidosis leptorrhynchoides isolate AG116_Rl617_1_P2 chromosome 4, CSIRO_AGI_Rlap_v1, whole genome shotgun sequence and encodes:
- the LOC139842361 gene encoding uncharacterized protein, translated to MVLRVQKVQLVANQFSGSFEAHDPSMQKYLQLLKETAAQFEHFELAQVPRSQNKKADALSKLAALTFSHFQKQVWVEELPSKSIESDLMVASVTEEQPNWMEPILKYIRSNILPEDSREARSVRERAPMYIIQDDILYRKLYCGPMMRCVGPIEAEMIVEEVHNGTCALHSGSYKLADMEGRTLPNAWHAVLLKRYYA